A genomic region of Armatimonadota bacterium contains the following coding sequences:
- the fliG gene encoding flagellar motor switch protein FliG, which produces MPGRNTLSGRQKAAMLLVSLGPEAAANVLRHLGDEEIEALTFEIASLQQVTPEEREEVIQECYQLALARGYVSLGGLQYARELLERSLGPQRAAEILERLTSSLQITPFDAFRRMDPAQLSSLLQQEHPQTIALVVAYLRPAQAAAVLASLPRELQVEVAQRVAVMDRTTPETIREVEMALESKLVSLPTQEFTAVGGVQALVSIINQSDRATERAILEALEERDPELASQVKKLMFVFEDLLSLDDRSIQLVLRNVDSKDLALALKGASEELREKIFRNMSQRAAEALREDLQLMGPVRRRDVEEAQGRIVTVVRQLEESGQIVLVRGGSEEILV; this is translated from the coding sequence ATGCCCGGCCGGAACACCCTGTCCGGACGTCAGAAGGCGGCCATGCTCCTGGTGTCCCTGGGCCCGGAGGCGGCCGCGAACGTGTTGCGGCACCTAGGCGACGAGGAGATCGAGGCCCTCACCTTCGAGATCGCCAGCCTCCAGCAGGTCACCCCGGAGGAGCGGGAGGAGGTTATCCAGGAGTGCTATCAACTGGCCCTTGCCCGGGGGTACGTCTCCCTGGGCGGGCTGCAGTACGCACGGGAGCTGCTGGAACGTTCTCTCGGGCCGCAGCGCGCCGCGGAGATCCTGGAGCGCCTCACCTCCTCCCTCCAGATCACGCCCTTCGATGCCTTCCGCCGCATGGATCCTGCACAGCTCAGTAGCCTCCTGCAGCAGGAGCACCCGCAGACCATCGCGCTCGTGGTGGCCTACCTGAGGCCCGCACAGGCAGCCGCGGTTCTCGCCTCCCTCCCCCGGGAGCTGCAGGTGGAGGTGGCGCAGCGGGTGGCGGTGATGGACCGCACCACCCCGGAGACCATCCGGGAGGTGGAGATGGCCCTGGAGAGCAAGCTGGTGAGCCTGCCCACGCAGGAGTTCACCGCAGTAGGCGGAGTGCAGGCCCTGGTCTCCATCATCAACCAGTCCGACCGGGCCACGGAGCGTGCCATCCTGGAGGCCCTGGAGGAGCGGGATCCGGAGCTGGCGTCCCAGGTGAAGAAGCTCATGTTCGTGTTCGAGGACCTCCTGAGCCTTGACGACCGCTCCATCCAACTCGTTCTGCGCAACGTGGACAGCAAGGACCTCGCGCTCGCGCTCAAGGGGGCCAGCGAGGAGCTGCGGGAGAAGATCTTCCGCAACATGAGCCAGCGGGCCGCGGAGGCCCTGCGGGAGGATCTGCAGCTCATGGGGCCGGTGCGGCGGCGGGATGTGGAGGAGGCCCAGGGCCGCATCGTTACCGTGGTGCGGCAGCTGGAGGAGAGCGGGCAGATCGTGCTGGTGCGGGGTGGATCGGAGGAGATCCTGGTCTAG